A single Paenibacillus sp. FSL R5-0517 DNA region contains:
- a CDS encoding extracellular solute-binding protein has product MKATKKKAVAVLSTLALVTGLLAGCGSDEGQAAEGGVQNVSIAIAQVGDVPSKGNEVQQKIEEYTNTKLDIQWIPASAYNDKINVMIASSDMPKIVKVQYNPTVTSAMRNDVFWEVGPLLKDYKNLSAQNERFFDNIKVEGKIYGVPVFSDIARATVIYRKDWFEKLNLKVPTTPDEWYETIKTLATSDPDGDGQDNTFGLMLFKKYNEDQYSFTTRLGVSFGAPNKWKVEEDGSFTPEFMTPEYMQVLDLLKRLYDEKLLNQDFAVFDSTEAEKKYDSGVVGIRVGVAQNGKSQQERLSKNNPDGVVDIAGLLGPNGDRVAGQTGNSGILAFPKSTVKSEEELKNLLSFLDKLMDPEMATLLMRGMEDKHYTKVGEDQVEMSDFDAFQREVKPYRDNLPYVEGYNVPKLKDTELGEKGTALAKELAEHAVPNPALTLYSPTYGDRGADLDQVIADAQTKYIMGKIDRSGWEKEIENWGNAGGNKIREEYAEDYKKQAQ; this is encoded by the coding sequence ATGAAAGCAACAAAAAAGAAAGCCGTAGCTGTCTTGAGCACACTGGCACTGGTGACAGGGTTGCTGGCAGGATGCGGATCAGACGAGGGTCAGGCTGCCGAGGGCGGCGTACAAAATGTATCCATAGCCATTGCGCAGGTGGGTGATGTGCCAAGCAAAGGCAATGAAGTTCAGCAAAAGATTGAAGAGTATACCAACACCAAGCTGGATATCCAGTGGATACCAGCTTCGGCCTATAATGACAAAATTAACGTGATGATCGCTTCAAGCGATATGCCAAAAATTGTGAAGGTGCAGTATAATCCGACCGTGACCAGCGCTATGCGTAATGATGTGTTCTGGGAAGTGGGGCCTTTGCTGAAAGACTACAAAAATCTGTCGGCTCAGAACGAGCGTTTTTTTGACAACATCAAGGTAGAGGGCAAAATCTACGGGGTTCCAGTTTTCTCGGATATCGCGCGGGCCACGGTGATCTATCGCAAGGACTGGTTCGAGAAGCTGAATCTTAAGGTGCCAACCACACCGGATGAATGGTATGAGACGATTAAAACACTGGCAACCTCCGATCCAGATGGAGATGGTCAGGATAATACGTTTGGGTTGATGCTTTTCAAAAAATATAATGAGGACCAATATTCCTTCACGACGCGCCTGGGCGTAAGTTTTGGTGCACCTAACAAGTGGAAAGTTGAGGAGGATGGCAGCTTCACGCCTGAATTCATGACGCCGGAATATATGCAGGTGCTGGATCTGCTGAAACGGTTGTATGATGAGAAACTGCTGAACCAGGACTTTGCCGTATTCGATTCTACGGAAGCGGAGAAAAAGTATGATTCCGGTGTTGTGGGTATCCGTGTAGGTGTTGCTCAGAATGGAAAAAGTCAGCAAGAGCGTCTGTCCAAAAACAATCCGGATGGTGTGGTAGACATCGCTGGTTTGCTCGGACCCAATGGAGATCGTGTTGCAGGACAGACGGGTAACTCGGGCATTCTGGCATTCCCTAAATCGACGGTGAAATCGGAAGAAGAACTCAAGAACCTGCTCTCCTTCCTGGATAAACTGATGGACCCTGAGATGGCTACCCTGTTGATGCGTGGCATGGAAGATAAACATTACACTAAAGTGGGCGAAGATCAGGTGGAGATGAGTGACTTCGATGCATTCCAGCGTGAAGTGAAACCTTACCGTGACAACCTTCCTTATGTCGAAGGGTATAACGTACCGAAGTTGAAGGATACGGAACTGGGTGAAAAAGGTACAGCACTTGCCAAGGAACTGGCGGAGCACGCTGTGCCAAACCCTGCGCTAACGTTATATTCCCCAACATATGGTGACCGCGGGGCGGATCTGGATCAGGTCATTGCAGATGCACAAACCAAATATATCATGGGCAAGATCGATCGAAGTGGCTGGGAAAAGGAAATTGAGAATTGGGGCAATGCGGGTGGAAACAAGATTCGTGAGGAATATGCCGAAGATTATAAAAAACAGGCTCAATAA
- a CDS encoding mannitol-1-phosphate 5-dehydrogenase yields MKALHFGAGNIGRGFIGLILSRAGYEVIFSDVNQTLVTTLQQRGQYTVELANESKDQETVTGVNAIDGTQLESVAQTVVEADLITTAVGVGVLKHIAPGIAKGLEKRLNSGPALNPLHIIACENAIGASTQLKEHVYALLNDETRSLADQYVYFPDSAVDRIVPIQHHEDPLHVQVEPFYEWVVDRSQMAPAFKPVEGILYVDDLEPYIERKLFTVNTGHCVAAYIGHVHGYDTIQKAIADEKVKLIVYGALQETGKVLVKRFAFNPEEHEQYIVKILGRFVNPYLTDEVTRVGRSPLRKLSPNDRLVRPALQAYADGTETIYLAMGMAAACKFDVSDDPEAVELQDMIRQKGITAALHHYTSMDEHHPVLEQAVAQYNQM; encoded by the coding sequence ATGAAGGCCCTACACTTTGGCGCAGGTAACATTGGACGCGGTTTTATCGGATTAATCCTCTCCCGGGCAGGGTATGAGGTGATTTTTTCAGACGTGAATCAGACATTGGTAACCACTCTCCAGCAACGAGGTCAGTATACGGTGGAATTGGCTAACGAGAGCAAGGATCAGGAGACCGTGACAGGCGTAAATGCAATTGATGGAACCCAACTGGAGTCGGTTGCCCAAACCGTTGTGGAAGCTGATCTGATCACAACCGCAGTGGGCGTGGGTGTACTGAAACATATTGCACCAGGTATTGCGAAGGGACTTGAAAAAAGACTGAATTCCGGTCCTGCACTTAACCCTCTTCACATTATTGCTTGCGAGAACGCCATTGGAGCCAGTACACAATTGAAAGAGCATGTATATGCTCTGCTCAATGATGAGACACGTTCCCTTGCGGATCAGTATGTGTATTTTCCAGATTCGGCCGTAGACCGGATCGTGCCTATCCAGCATCATGAAGATCCTCTGCATGTACAGGTGGAGCCTTTTTACGAGTGGGTGGTGGATCGTTCCCAGATGGCCCCGGCATTCAAACCGGTTGAGGGCATTCTATATGTTGATGATCTGGAGCCGTATATCGAACGGAAGCTGTTCACGGTGAATACAGGACACTGCGTTGCAGCATATATCGGTCATGTACACGGGTATGACACGATTCAGAAGGCTATTGCCGACGAGAAAGTGAAATTGATTGTATACGGTGCTTTGCAGGAAACCGGAAAAGTATTGGTGAAGCGTTTTGCATTCAACCCGGAAGAGCATGAGCAGTATATTGTCAAAATATTGGGACGGTTCGTCAACCCGTATCTCACTGATGAGGTTACTCGTGTTGGTCGTTCCCCGCTGCGCAAATTGTCTCCGAATGATCGTCTGGTTCGCCCTGCCCTTCAGGCATATGCGGATGGAACCGAAACGATCTATCTGGCTATGGGCATGGCAGCAGCCTGCAAGTTCGATGTCTCCGATGATCCGGAAGCAGTGGAACTACAGGACATGATACGCCAAAAGGGAATTACAGCTGCGCTCCACCATTACACGTCGATGGATGAGCATCATCCGGTGCTTGAACAGGCTGTTGCCCAGTATAACCAAATGTAA
- a CDS encoding cysteine-rich CWC family protein, with product MSAEQDDQEHIPIDVLVCPLCGEANRCSYAAGHPHSECWCNRATFPEGVFDRIPAEQRRKSCICQRCLDDYADKHQPKEEPHS from the coding sequence ATGTCTGCAGAACAAGACGATCAAGAGCACATCCCTATCGATGTTCTTGTCTGCCCATTATGCGGTGAAGCTAATCGCTGTTCTTATGCCGCAGGACATCCTCATTCGGAATGCTGGTGTAACCGGGCTACTTTCCCGGAGGGTGTATTTGACCGCATTCCGGCAGAACAGCGCCGAAAATCGTGTATATGTCAGCGCTGTTTGGATGACTATGCCGATAAACATCAACCAAAAGAAGAGCCACACAGTTAA
- a CDS encoding PTS sugar transporter subunit IIA — protein sequence MSMLTTDKVIMNATAQDKYEAIRMAGQILKDAGHITADYIEKMIEREEIVSTYVGNGLAIPHGTKESKAFILSTGISVIQYPQGVDFGDEKAYMVIGIAAQGGEHMEILTSIAVICAEDENMEALRLAKTAEEVIAILESEMEL from the coding sequence ATGAGTATGTTAACAACAGATAAAGTCATCATGAATGCGACGGCTCAGGACAAGTACGAAGCGATTCGTATGGCAGGACAGATTCTGAAGGATGCGGGACATATTACCGCTGATTACATTGAGAAGATGATTGAACGTGAAGAGATTGTCTCAACCTATGTAGGGAACGGACTTGCGATTCCGCACGGCACGAAGGAATCCAAAGCATTCATTTTATCCACAGGCATCTCCGTTATTCAGTATCCACAGGGTGTTGATTTTGGCGATGAGAAGGCTTATATGGTCATTGGTATCGCGGCTCAAGGCGGGGAACATATGGAGATCTTGACTAGCATTGCGGTGATCTGTGCTGAGGATGAGAACATGGAGGCCCTGCGTCTCGCGAAAACAGCCGAAGAAGTTATCGCTATTCTGGAAAGTGAAATGGAGCTATGA
- a CDS encoding helix-turn-helix domain-containing protein, giving the protein MPKYLLRLLCFTLILGALPVIVIGSVSYTIASRDIEQKVRESNLQILHQTQMRVEQVLRSLQLSSIQYVNSPLVLQAMKKPLDSSDFQEIRDLTSGFNNLQAVTNIDQAYLVNLDEDWVVSMRSFGKLDDFSIRDRIGSYLTYTNSLFWVTQNASSAKESVPVSAGMGELTPEQAPTLISSDNVVSMVFKIPMMPTNVKPKGFLVIDIADTEISTFLSRNANSGDMYVLDREQKYFLNDVQQDGKYDTLNKEIDEMVQTTGQPEGFFSSEVEGNQVAVSYRQSPLNGWLYVSVVSLGQITAQSQKIALVTGVATLVMLCVTGLVAIYGSRRMYSPISRLLQFTKGLDSPVIPSGRRQDEFIYIEEQLSTLFSSEKTMREQMKGQHVHLQEFFMTKLLTGKISEEDFRYQGELYDFPTGWASLGVLMLQMDTLEGTRYEEQDRDLLLFAVNNMVGELLPSAVRFTPVMLDDAQVTVLASELTDEVKLKEWMHTQADWIRERVVTYLNLPVSIGISRSYTCIGDTPRAVQESREALQGRVSLGSRIILHYEDIQPRGQMEAALYTQLRMIEDQLASALKQGDEEKTDAYFTQYLGLLADKKLHFSEYPVIMVQLLSRVYQLVQEQGGDVAEVLGEKASMSHLLKLSTLDEMTNWFRKRLFQPVIRFWREQEESQYMNIARRMIRLIEERYDRELSLEACAAELNFHPVYLSRVFKKEAGVNFTEYLAEYRMEKAKTWLQTTNLKISEIAEKLNYTNPTAFIRTFRKITGTTPGKYREQQR; this is encoded by the coding sequence TTGCCTAAGTATTTACTGCGTTTGCTCTGCTTTACCCTGATCCTCGGAGCCCTTCCCGTTATTGTTATTGGTTCGGTCTCGTACACGATTGCATCACGTGACATTGAGCAGAAAGTGCGTGAAAGCAACCTTCAGATATTGCATCAGACCCAAATGCGGGTAGAACAAGTTCTGCGCAGCCTGCAATTATCATCCATTCAGTATGTCAATTCACCCCTGGTACTTCAGGCGATGAAGAAACCGCTGGACAGCAGCGATTTTCAGGAGATTCGTGACCTGACGTCGGGCTTTAACAACTTGCAAGCGGTTACGAACATTGACCAAGCCTATCTGGTTAATCTGGACGAAGATTGGGTTGTTTCGATGCGTTCTTTTGGCAAATTGGATGATTTCAGTATTCGGGACCGGATTGGTTCTTATCTGACCTACACTAACAGCCTGTTCTGGGTCACTCAAAATGCCAGTTCAGCGAAAGAAAGTGTACCCGTGTCAGCTGGCATGGGGGAACTGACACCCGAACAGGCACCTACTCTCATTTCATCGGATAATGTGGTCAGTATGGTATTCAAAATCCCGATGATGCCAACGAATGTGAAACCAAAGGGATTTCTTGTGATTGATATCGCCGATACGGAAATAAGTACATTTTTGAGCCGAAATGCGAATTCCGGAGATATGTACGTTCTGGATCGGGAGCAGAAGTATTTTCTAAACGATGTGCAGCAAGATGGGAAATATGACACGCTCAATAAGGAAATTGATGAAATGGTACAAACGACAGGCCAGCCAGAGGGGTTCTTCAGCTCGGAGGTGGAAGGTAACCAAGTGGCGGTTAGCTATAGGCAATCTCCACTTAATGGCTGGTTATACGTGTCCGTTGTATCCCTTGGGCAGATCACGGCCCAATCACAGAAAATTGCATTGGTTACCGGTGTCGCTACACTGGTCATGTTATGTGTAACGGGATTGGTCGCCATATACGGCAGTCGGCGGATGTATTCACCGATCTCCAGACTGCTGCAATTTACGAAAGGGTTGGATTCCCCAGTTATTCCATCAGGACGTCGTCAGGATGAATTTATCTATATTGAGGAGCAATTGTCAACTTTGTTCAGTTCGGAGAAAACGATGCGTGAGCAGATGAAGGGGCAGCATGTACATCTCCAAGAGTTTTTTATGACCAAACTGCTAACAGGCAAAATCTCGGAAGAAGATTTCAGATATCAGGGAGAATTGTATGACTTCCCGACCGGGTGGGCAAGCCTTGGCGTACTCATGCTCCAGATGGATACGTTGGAAGGAACCCGATATGAGGAACAGGATCGGGACCTGTTGCTGTTTGCTGTCAACAATATGGTAGGTGAACTCCTTCCTTCTGCAGTTCGGTTCACCCCGGTCATGCTAGATGATGCCCAAGTCACCGTACTTGCCTCTGAACTCACGGATGAGGTGAAGTTGAAGGAATGGATGCACACCCAGGCAGACTGGATTCGCGAACGTGTCGTGACCTATCTGAATCTGCCCGTAAGTATTGGCATCAGTCGTTCGTACACTTGTATTGGAGATACGCCAAGAGCGGTTCAGGAGAGCCGCGAGGCACTGCAAGGCCGGGTAAGTCTGGGCAGCCGTATTATTTTGCATTACGAGGATATACAGCCACGTGGTCAGATGGAGGCTGCGTTGTATACCCAGTTACGGATGATTGAAGATCAGCTCGCTTCTGCGCTCAAGCAAGGAGATGAAGAGAAGACGGACGCCTATTTTACGCAATATTTGGGGTTGCTTGCCGATAAGAAGCTTCATTTCAGTGAATACCCCGTCATTATGGTTCAGCTATTGTCTCGTGTATATCAGCTTGTTCAGGAGCAAGGTGGAGATGTGGCTGAAGTACTGGGTGAAAAAGCATCCATGTCACATCTGCTAAAGTTGTCCACATTGGACGAAATGACCAATTGGTTCCGCAAGCGGCTGTTCCAGCCCGTCATCCGTTTTTGGCGAGAGCAGGAAGAATCTCAATACATGAATATTGCAAGGCGCATGATTCGTTTGATCGAGGAACGTTATGATCGTGAATTGTCGCTGGAGGCCTGTGCCGCTGAGCTTAATTTTCACCCTGTCTACCTAAGTCGAGTATTCAAGAAGGAAGCAGGAGTCAATTTTACGGAATATCTTGCAGAGTATCGTATGGAAAAAGCGAAGACTTGGCTGCAAACAACCAATCTTAAAATATCGGAGATTGCAGAGAAATTAAACTATACCAATCCGACCGCATTTATCCGTACGTTTCGCAAAATTACAGGAACTACCCCCGGCAAGTACCGGGAGCAGCAGCGATAA
- a CDS encoding glycoside hydrolase family 88 protein: protein MKETLQLTSVRMAQQFMESYRNHELYSTWHYENGCFLKALEELYTHTGEQKYFDYIRELMDHFVQEDGSIRSYTVEEYNLDQINQGKSLFLLHEKTGEEKYRKAADLLMTQLKGQPHTSEGGFWHKKIYPFQMWLDGLYMATPYLTQYGAVTGEEKWFDKAALQLLLVEQRTRDPRSGLLYHAWDESKEQRWSSGETGCSPHVWSRAMGWYVMAVVDTLDHLPVDHPQRGQIVGIFERVANALVHVQDQQTGLWPHLLDQPGRERNYLEASGTSMFVYALAKGVRKGYLSGKFKAVAEKGYQGLLQHLLQTDREGVLSLTQCNGGAGLGGSPYRDGSYEYYVTESIRINDPKSVAPFILAGVEIELA from the coding sequence ATGAAGGAAACATTGCAACTCACATCGGTGCGCATGGCACAGCAATTCATGGAAAGTTATCGCAACCATGAGCTGTACTCCACTTGGCATTATGAGAATGGCTGCTTTCTGAAAGCACTCGAGGAGCTGTACACGCACACCGGGGAGCAAAAGTATTTTGACTACATCCGTGAGCTAATGGATCATTTTGTTCAGGAAGATGGCTCGATTCGTTCCTATACGGTTGAGGAATATAACCTGGATCAGATCAATCAGGGAAAATCACTGTTCCTGCTGCATGAGAAAACGGGTGAAGAAAAGTACCGCAAAGCTGCGGATTTACTTATGACTCAGCTCAAGGGACAGCCACATACGAGTGAAGGCGGATTCTGGCACAAAAAGATTTACCCTTTCCAGATGTGGCTGGATGGTTTGTATATGGCTACTCCTTATCTCACCCAGTATGGCGCAGTGACGGGTGAAGAGAAGTGGTTCGACAAGGCGGCTCTGCAGCTCTTACTGGTGGAGCAACGTACACGTGATCCGCGTAGTGGTCTTTTGTACCATGCCTGGGATGAGAGCAAAGAGCAGCGTTGGAGTTCGGGGGAGACGGGATGTTCTCCACATGTCTGGAGCCGGGCGATGGGCTGGTATGTGATGGCGGTTGTGGATACACTGGATCATCTGCCGGTAGATCATCCGCAGCGAGGGCAGATCGTGGGCATCTTCGAACGGGTAGCAAACGCATTAGTACATGTTCAGGATCAACAGACCGGACTATGGCCACATCTGCTGGATCAGCCGGGAAGAGAGCGGAACTATCTGGAGGCTTCAGGCACCTCAATGTTTGTCTATGCATTGGCCAAGGGTGTGCGTAAAGGATATCTGAGCGGCAAGTTCAAAGCGGTTGCGGAAAAAGGGTATCAGGGTCTGCTGCAGCATCTGCTGCAAACGGATCGTGAAGGCGTGCTGTCCTTGACGCAGTGTAATGGCGGAGCCGGTCTTGGAGGAAGCCCGTATCGTGACGGGTCCTACGAGTATTATGTGACCGAGTCCATTCGGATCAATGATCCGAAATCGGTTGCTCCGTTCATTTTGGCAGGGGTGGAGATTGAACTGGCGTAA
- a CDS encoding carbohydrate ABC transporter permease produces the protein MQQDKTWGNRIFDFLNHGLLLLIGIVTVIPFIYILAVSFTSPHEVAKGGFILFPKEFSLAAYRYIFSTDTLIRSLGVSVYITVIGTFINLLFTSLMAYPLSRRYLRGRQPILLGVLFTMLFSGGMIPTYFVVKSLHLTDTLWSLMLPTAISAFNLIVLKNFFQAIPDELEDAAKIDGCNDVGVLFRIVLPLSMPAMATFSLFYAVAHWNSFFSAVIYINDSEKWPVQVWLREIVILAQSRIGDTSIEETEIQPLTIRMAVIVFSTIPIMLVYPFLQKHFAKGVMLGSVKG, from the coding sequence ATGCAACAGGATAAAACGTGGGGCAACCGGATCTTTGATTTTCTCAATCACGGCTTGCTGCTGTTGATTGGTATCGTGACGGTCATACCGTTCATTTATATTTTGGCCGTATCGTTTACCAGTCCACATGAAGTGGCCAAGGGAGGATTTATTCTTTTTCCAAAAGAGTTCTCTCTGGCTGCATACCGCTACATTTTCTCAACGGATACCTTGATTCGCAGTCTGGGTGTATCGGTCTACATTACGGTGATTGGTACCTTTATTAACCTGTTGTTTACGTCACTTATGGCGTATCCGCTCTCCAGAAGATATTTGCGTGGACGCCAGCCCATTTTGCTGGGTGTATTGTTCACGATGCTCTTCAGCGGCGGAATGATTCCAACGTACTTTGTCGTGAAATCTTTGCACCTGACGGATACATTATGGTCGCTGATGCTGCCTACCGCTATTAGTGCGTTTAACTTGATTGTACTGAAAAACTTCTTCCAGGCTATTCCCGATGAACTGGAGGATGCAGCCAAAATTGATGGATGTAACGATGTCGGCGTATTGTTCCGGATTGTACTGCCGTTGTCCATGCCAGCCATGGCGACATTTTCACTTTTTTATGCAGTGGCCCACTGGAACAGTTTCTTCAGCGCTGTAATCTATATCAACGATAGTGAGAAGTGGCCTGTCCAAGTCTGGCTGCGTGAGATTGTCATTCTGGCACAGAGCCGAATCGGAGACACGAGTATCGAAGAGACCGAGATCCAGCCGCTTACCATTCGCATGGCGGTTATCGTATTCTCCACGATCCCGATTATGCTGGTGTACCCATTCCTGCAAAAGCACTTTGCAAAAGGAGTAATGCTGGGTTCGGTGAAAGGTTGA
- a CDS encoding sugar ABC transporter permease, with protein MKAETAARTRPATRSDKNLLWRDIIKNRWLYIMLIPGVLYFVIFKYIPMYGITMAFQDYTPYKGILGSDWVGFKHFQRFFGEPQFWTLFRNTFLLAIYNIVFFFPLPIVLALMMNEVRRERFKRFVQTLVYVPHFVSWVVVVGVFYMLFTTEGGAINELLYNLTGQKVAFLLEPGWFRTMIVGQSIWKEVGWGTIIFLAALSGVDTQLYEAARIDGANRWRQTWHITLPAIRSTIVILLILRLGNFLDTGFEQIFLMLTPTNRDVGEVFDTYVYTKGLTQAQYSYSAAVGLFKSVVGLALVLGANTLAKKFGEEGVY; from the coding sequence ATGAAAGCCGAAACGGCGGCTCGAACACGGCCCGCTACCCGCAGTGACAAAAACCTGCTGTGGAGGGACATTATCAAAAACCGGTGGCTGTATATCATGTTAATACCGGGTGTGCTTTACTTTGTTATTTTCAAATACATACCCATGTATGGCATCACGATGGCTTTTCAAGATTACACGCCTTACAAGGGCATCTTGGGAAGTGACTGGGTAGGGTTCAAACATTTCCAGCGTTTCTTCGGAGAACCCCAGTTCTGGACATTGTTTCGAAATACGTTTTTACTCGCCATTTATAACATTGTGTTCTTTTTCCCGCTGCCGATTGTACTGGCACTCATGATGAATGAGGTTCGCCGTGAACGCTTCAAACGATTTGTACAAACGCTTGTTTATGTTCCGCACTTTGTTTCCTGGGTTGTTGTTGTCGGTGTGTTCTACATGCTGTTCACAACCGAGGGCGGTGCGATTAATGAATTGCTCTATAACCTGACTGGACAAAAAGTGGCGTTCCTGCTTGAACCCGGATGGTTCCGTACGATGATTGTTGGACAATCCATCTGGAAAGAAGTCGGTTGGGGCACGATTATCTTCCTTGCTGCACTTTCCGGGGTTGATACACAACTCTATGAAGCTGCACGGATTGATGGTGCCAATCGCTGGCGCCAAACCTGGCACATTACGTTGCCGGCCATTCGCAGTACAATCGTCATTTTGCTTATTCTGCGTCTGGGCAATTTCCTGGATACAGGCTTTGAACAGATCTTCCTGATGCTGACTCCGACGAACCGGGATGTGGGCGAGGTATTTGATACCTACGTGTACACGAAGGGGCTCACCCAGGCACAGTACAGTTATAGTGCTGCTGTCGGGTTGTTCAAATCGGTTGTCGGGCTGGCGCTTGTCCTTGGTGCCAATACGCTGGCCAAAAAATTCGGGGAGGAAGGCGTCTACTAA
- a CDS encoding DNA mismatch repair protein MutS — MNENTLNSLGYPQIQKNVADCALSYLGKRYARELKPMVDARLIQLRLEETAEAAALIRFGASIPLPSLDGMETIMDLLGTGYLFSERDFSHLAQFLRSCAQLMKYMEGKPDAAPTVSRYAASMILIEPLLREIERCIHSGRIQDQASKELTRIRKKMTVNEERMKRKLDSLVSKHRSIMQEHVISQRGGRTVLPIKKEFRKQVKGSVLDESGSGQTVYIEPVELVSLQMELAALQAEESREEMRILGDLTSLAESYNREIALNTETVGVLDFLFAKAKYAATMDGRTVRVNTQGHISLQRARHPFMGSSMVPLDFAIGRTYSSLIITGPNTGGKTVALKTLGLLTLMMQSGLLIPVEEGGEMAVYTEVAVDIGDGQSLEQALSTFSAHIRNMIGILEQANTSTLVLIDEMASGTDPGEGVGLSIAMLEELHSRGATVVATTHFGEIKHFAAATPGFENARMEFDTVTLQPLYRLRIGEAGESYAYSIALKLGMPQRIIERSKSLSDQSISRDRTMVFTSPPMETPILTPERSAKEADDPTELSKRNQLNQTKQSKNSIGLHKQRTTRESNSLAPAKTFRKGDRVYAAYLNQSGIVCDVEDSRGNIGVMLRGRKVKIHKKRLTLHISADELYPGDDYDLDIVLETKENRKKRKLMGRKHVEGLQIELPPEE; from the coding sequence ATGAATGAGAACACATTAAACAGTCTAGGTTATCCACAAATTCAAAAAAATGTTGCAGACTGCGCCCTGTCTTATCTGGGCAAACGTTATGCCAGAGAACTAAAACCGATGGTAGATGCTCGCCTGATCCAGCTGCGCCTGGAAGAAACAGCAGAAGCGGCTGCGTTGATTCGTTTCGGGGCCAGTATCCCCCTCCCTTCACTCGACGGAATGGAAACGATTATGGATCTGCTTGGCACCGGTTATCTATTCAGTGAACGTGACTTCAGTCATCTTGCTCAGTTCCTGCGGAGCTGTGCACAACTCATGAAGTACATGGAGGGCAAACCTGACGCCGCTCCCACCGTTAGTCGCTATGCAGCATCCATGATTCTGATCGAACCTTTGCTGCGTGAGATCGAGCGCTGCATCCATAGTGGACGCATTCAGGATCAAGCAAGCAAAGAGCTGACTCGTATTCGCAAAAAAATGACGGTGAATGAGGAGCGTATGAAACGAAAGCTTGATTCTCTGGTGAGTAAACATCGTTCCATTATGCAGGAGCATGTCATCAGCCAACGCGGAGGAAGAACCGTTCTGCCCATTAAGAAAGAGTTCCGCAAACAGGTGAAAGGCAGTGTGCTGGATGAATCCGGAAGCGGGCAAACCGTATATATTGAACCTGTTGAGTTAGTAAGTCTGCAGATGGAATTGGCCGCTCTACAAGCGGAGGAGTCCCGAGAGGAGATGAGAATTCTCGGTGATTTAACCTCTCTGGCCGAATCGTATAATCGTGAAATCGCACTGAACACCGAAACGGTTGGTGTATTGGACTTCCTGTTTGCCAAAGCCAAATATGCGGCCACCATGGACGGACGTACCGTTCGAGTCAATACACAGGGCCATATCAGCCTTCAACGTGCACGACATCCGTTCATGGGTTCTTCCATGGTTCCGCTTGATTTCGCCATTGGCAGGACGTATTCTTCGCTCATTATTACGGGCCCGAATACCGGGGGTAAAACGGTCGCACTCAAAACCCTTGGTTTGTTAACCTTGATGATGCAATCCGGTTTGCTTATTCCGGTAGAGGAAGGTGGCGAGATGGCTGTTTATACCGAGGTAGCGGTTGATATTGGTGACGGGCAGAGTCTGGAACAGGCACTCAGTACATTCTCTGCACACATTCGCAATATGATTGGCATACTGGAGCAGGCCAATACGTCAACTCTGGTGCTTATTGATGAGATGGCTTCCGGCACAGATCCCGGTGAAGGTGTTGGACTGTCCATTGCCATGCTGGAGGAATTGCACAGCCGAGGAGCAACCGTTGTGGCGACAACCCATTTTGGTGAAATCAAACATTTTGCTGCGGCCACGCCAGGATTCGAAAATGCCCGTATGGAATTTGACACTGTTACTCTCCAGCCGCTGTATCGATTGCGTATCGGAGAAGCTGGTGAGAGCTATGCTTATTCCATCGCATTAAAGCTGGGCATGCCACAGCGAATTATCGAGCGTTCCAAGTCCCTGTCAGATCAAAGTATTTCAAGAGATCGTACAATGGTGTTCACGTCACCTCCTATGGAAACTCCGATCCTGACGCCGGAGCGTTCCGCTAAGGAGGCAGACGACCCGACAGAGTTATCCAAGCGGAATCAGTTGAATCAGACGAAGCAATCCAAAAATTCAATCGGTCTCCACAAACAGAGAACAACCAGAGAGTCGAATTCTCTTGCTCCTGCCAAAACGTTTCGCAAAGGGGATCGGGTGTATGCGGCCTATCTGAATCAGTCGGGAATCGTATGTGATGTGGAGGATAGCCGTGGAAATATCGGGGTCATGCTACGTGGACGCAAAGTCAAAATCCATAAAAAACGCCTGACCCTGCATATATCTGCCGATGAGTTATATCCGGGTGACGATTATGATCTGGACATTGTGCTGGAGACAAAAGAAAACCGCAAGAAACGCAAATTAATGGGACGTAAACATGTGGAAGGCCTGCAGATTGAACTACCGCCTGAAGAATGA